One Camarhynchus parvulus chromosome 26, STF_HiC, whole genome shotgun sequence genomic window carries:
- the SARS1 gene encoding serine--tRNA ligase, cytoplasmic → MVLDLDLFRADKGGDPAMVRDMQRKRFKDPGLVDALVRADGAWRRCRFRADNLNKLKNLCSKTIGDKMKKKEPVGTDESVPESAQNLDELTADVLGCLQVSQIKKIRLLIDEAILECDSERLRLEAERFESLREIGNLLHPSVPISNDEDVDNKVERVWGDCSCRKKYSHVDLVVMVDGYEGEKGAVVAGSRGYFLKGPLVFLEQALIQYALQSLRARGYTPVYTPFFMRKEVMQEVAQLSQFDEELYKVIGKGSERAEDSSIDEKYLIATSEQPIAALHRAEWLRPEDLPLKYAGLSTCFRQEVGSHGRDTRGIFRVHQFEKIEQFVYSSPHDNKSWEIFEEMMATAEEFYQSLGIPYHIVNIVSGSLNHAASKKLDLEAWFPGSGAFRELVSCSNCTDYQARRLRIRYGQTKKMMDKVEFVHMLNATMCATTRTICAILENHQTPEGIRIPEKLQNFMPPDLRELIPFIKPAPIDQELSKKQKKQQEGGGKKKAGGGRDQVLEEQMKNMEV, encoded by the exons ATGGTGCTGGACCTGGACCTGTTCCGCGCCGACAAGGGCGGAGACCCCGCCATGGTGCGGGACATGCAGCGCAAGCGCTTCAAGGACCCCGGGCTGGTGGATGCGCTGGTGCGAGCGGACGGCGCCTGGCGGAGGT GTAGGTTTCGTGCCGACAACCTGAACAAGCTGAAGAACCTGTGCAGCAAAACCATTGGGGACAAGATGAAG AAAAAGGAGCCAGTAGGGACGGATGAATCTGTACCAGAGAGTGCACAGAACCTGGATGAACTCACAGCTGATGTCCTGGGG TGTCTCCAGGTATCCCAGATAAAGAAAATTCGGCTGCTCATTGATGAGGCCATCCTGGAGTGCGACTCTGAGCGCCTGCGGCTGGAGGCTGAACGCTTTGAGAGCCTCCGGGAGATTGGGAACCTCCTCCACCCCTCTGTGCCCATTAGCAACGATGAG GATGTGGACAACAAGGTGGAGCGGGTGTGGGGtgactgcagctgcaggaagaagTATTCTCATGTGGATCTGGTGGTGATGGTGGATGGCtatgagggggaaaagggcgCCGTGGTGGCTGGCAGCCGTGGCTACTTCCTTAAG GGCCCGCTGGTGTTCCTGGAGCAGGCGCTGATCCAGTATGCGCTGCAGAGCCTCCGTGCCCGGGGGTACACCCCGGTGTACACCCCCTTCTTCATGCGCAAGGAGGTGATGCAGGAGGTGGCCCAGCTTAGCCAGTTTGACGAGGAGCTTTACAAG GTGATTGGGAAGGGCAGTGAGCGGGCGGAGGACAGTTCCATTGATGAGAAGTACCTGATCGCCACGTCAGAGCAGCCGATCGCCGCCCTGCACCGCGCCGAGTGGCTGCGGCCGGAGGACCTGCCCCTCAAGTACGCGGGGCTCAGCACCTGCTTCCGCCAGGAGGTGGGATCCCATGGCCGGGACACCCGCGGCATCTTCCGCGTCCACCAGTTTGAGAAG aTTGAGCAGTTTGTCTACTCCTCCCCCCATGACAACAAATCCTGGGAGATATTTGAGGAGATGATGGCCACAGCTGAGGAATTCTACCAGTCCCTTGGGATTCCCTACCACATCGTCAACATCGTCTCAG GCTCCCTGAACCATGCAGCCAGCAAAAAACTGGATCTGGAGGCTTGGTTCCCTGGCTCTGGTGCCTTCCGTGAGCTTGTCTCCTGTTCCAACTGCACTGACTACCAGGCCCGGCGCCTGCGCATCCGCTATGGCCAGACAAAGAAGATGATGGACAAG GTGGAGTTTGTGCACATGCTGAATGCTACCATGTGTGCTACCACCCGCACCATCTGCGCCATCCTGGAGAACCACCAGACTCCTGAGGGAATCCGCATCCCTGAAAAGCTCCAAAACTTCATGCCTCCAG ACCTGCGGGAGCTGATTCCATTCATCAAGCCGGCACCCATTGACCAGGAGCTCtccaagaagcagaagaagcagcaggaaggaggggGCAAGAAGAAGGCAGGGGGGGGACGCGACcaggtgctggaggagcagatgAAGAACATGGAGGTCTGA